From the Ruminiclostridium josui JCM 17888 genome, one window contains:
- a CDS encoding TetR/AcrR family transcriptional regulator → MNIVHIKGDYVPKIIENIKENLILEGRKTLIEKSYKELNIRDIAKTCGIGIGTFYNYFENKEKFVHEIFMDDWRKIIGLSESLKSSKEPLKDKIQKIYIYLDGFVDKYLSIFYEISMLKGYSPERDDDMKELYTMVEDILNIEKANGAIKSMLTPHCLSHFIVSNLVYLSKTKYISFDELYCHMNI, encoded by the coding sequence ATGAACATCGTTCATATAAAAGGTGATTATGTGCCAAAGATAATTGAAAATATAAAGGAAAACTTAATATTGGAAGGGAGAAAAACTCTTATAGAAAAGAGCTACAAGGAACTGAACATACGTGATATTGCAAAAACTTGCGGTATCGGTATAGGTACCTTTTACAATTACTTTGAAAACAAAGAAAAGTTTGTCCACGAAATATTTATGGACGACTGGAGAAAGATTATAGGGCTCTCTGAAAGCCTTAAATCTTCAAAAGAGCCCCTGAAGGATAAAATCCAAAAAATATACATTTATCTGGATGGCTTTGTAGATAAGTATCTTTCTATTTTCTACGAAATTTCAATGCTTAAAGGCTATAGTCCTGAAAGAGACGATGATATGAAAGAACTCTATACCATGGTTGAAGATATTTTAAATATTGAAAAAGCAAACGGAGCAATTAAGTCTATGCTAACACCCCACTGTTTGTCCCATTTTATTGTATCTAACCTAGTGTATTTGAGTAAAACCAAGTATATATCATTTGACGAATTATATTGTCATATGAATATTTAA
- a CDS encoding MFS transporter: MNTKNDNKKRIVVLTIFLLGIFMGAIDSGIVSPARTVIKNSFGISESLSVWMVTIYTLAYAVAMPIVSKLSDKFGRKKVYLTSIIVFAIGSFLCGISNFYGNFTFFLISRVIQAIGGGGIMPIANAFIGNSFPPEKRGTALGFVGGVYGIATILGPTMGSSILDIAGVEHWGWIFFINVPISLLIIALSYNLTENLGDNNSKMDLKGSLVLSIMILSLMYALTNLNYFNFIESIKDLHVYPFLIVFVISLPLFVIVESKAEDPILSLRYFKERQILLTLILGFITGVGLMAVVFIPQFAENILKIKTGNGGYLVTLMSVFAGLGSPLGGKLIDKYSAKLVTVLGMICTALGTFFLAFYTTAHPSFLSIMIGLVFVGFGMGFTMGTPLNYLMLSFVSESESASALSTLSLVRSIGIAVSPNIMINFIAEAGKSVQGKIMAVMPEPPTPTFPGSQYVSGYFDMSKMTSGGSVSSSSIEKLQSADVTTVVDVLKDFTSNMLDKVIPTIKDKVLEAMSAAPKGVASQINLDKIFSDWKLDYLNKIEGARATIENTFQTAISTGYRNMFIAAGVIAIIGLVAALLLKNKKKTVQE, translated from the coding sequence ATGAATACTAAAAACGACAATAAGAAAAGAATTGTTGTACTGACAATTTTTTTGTTGGGTATTTTTATGGGGGCTATAGACAGCGGTATTGTATCCCCGGCAAGAACTGTAATTAAGAACAGCTTTGGTATCAGCGAATCATTAAGTGTATGGATGGTTACCATTTACACTTTGGCATATGCAGTAGCTATGCCTATAGTAAGTAAACTTTCAGATAAGTTTGGTCGTAAGAAAGTTTATCTGACCAGCATAATTGTTTTTGCAATTGGTTCATTTTTATGCGGTATATCAAACTTTTACGGCAATTTCACATTTTTCCTTATATCCAGAGTTATTCAAGCCATCGGCGGTGGAGGAATCATGCCTATAGCAAATGCATTTATAGGAAACAGTTTTCCTCCTGAAAAACGAGGAACCGCACTTGGTTTTGTAGGAGGAGTTTATGGTATAGCCACAATTCTTGGGCCTACCATGGGTTCATCAATTCTGGATATTGCAGGAGTTGAGCACTGGGGATGGATATTTTTCATAAACGTTCCTATAAGTTTATTAATTATTGCATTAAGCTACAATCTCACTGAAAACCTTGGGGACAATAACAGTAAAATGGATTTAAAGGGCAGTCTCGTACTAAGTATTATGATTTTAAGCCTTATGTATGCCCTTACCAACCTGAACTACTTCAATTTTATTGAAAGTATTAAGGATTTGCATGTGTATCCTTTCCTAATTGTTTTTGTAATCAGTTTGCCTTTGTTTGTTATTGTGGAATCTAAAGCAGAAGATCCAATTTTAAGCCTGAGATATTTTAAAGAGCGTCAGATACTTTTAACTCTTATACTTGGTTTTATCACTGGTGTCGGTCTTATGGCAGTTGTTTTCATACCTCAATTTGCTGAAAACATTCTAAAGATTAAGACTGGAAACGGTGGATATCTTGTTACGTTAATGTCTGTATTCGCAGGTCTGGGTTCACCTCTTGGAGGAAAGCTTATTGATAAGTATTCTGCTAAACTTGTAACAGTTCTAGGTATGATTTGTACCGCTTTAGGTACTTTCTTCCTGGCATTTTATACAACAGCCCACCCAAGCTTCCTTTCAATAATGATAGGACTAGTTTTTGTAGGTTTCGGTATGGGCTTCACAATGGGTACTCCGCTGAATTACCTTATGCTGTCATTTGTAAGTGAAAGTGAATCAGCTTCAGCATTATCTACCTTGTCTTTGGTAAGGTCAATAGGAATAGCTGTTTCTCCTAATATAATGATTAACTTTATAGCTGAAGCCGGTAAGAGTGTTCAGGGTAAAATAATGGCAGTAATGCCTGAACCACCAACACCTACGTTCCCGGGTTCCCAGTATGTATCCGGTTACTTTGATATGTCAAAAATGACAAGTGGAGGTAGTGTTTCAAGTAGTTCAATAGAAAAACTTCAGTCTGCTGATGTTACTACTGTGGTAGATGTTCTGAAAGACTTCACTTCAAATATGCTTGATAAAGTAATACCAACTATCAAGGATAAAGTACTTGAAGCAATGTCAGCCGCTCCAAAAGGTGTTGCTTCACAAATCAATCTAGATAAAATTTTCAGTGATTGGAAGCTGGATTATCTTAATAAAATTGAAGGTGCTAGAGCAACTATTGAAAACACATTTCAGACTGCAATAAGCACAGGCTACAGAAATATGTTTATAGCCGCAGGTGTTATTGCAATTATAGGGTTGGTTGCAGCCCTGCTTCTAAAAAATAAAAAGAAAACAGTACAGGAATAA
- a CDS encoding RICIN domain-containing protein gives MKIKGLIVTFTLLLAVVFNSGISLTVGTASGNSLIYGDYNGDGNINALDLAGFKQYLMDSERTYNSSMDLNLDNAADSVDYAILKQYLLGIVTTLPINAPVSNIKTGVNYKIINRNSGKLLDVSGASVADGGNVIQWGLTGGTNQQWSFADAGGGYYKIVNRNSGKLLEILNSSTENGGDAIQGTDSGSDSQKWRLIDIGGGYYKIVNMRSGKLLDVLSVSTANGGDVAQWTDNGGKNQQWYLVPQTTGNITYTLVREQNPTADQADAYAKIKAAMDSAVLYYNNLTNISKQLTVYYNPSVSTADGSINGTIRFGASRSYMDTCTAMHEIAHTVGVGQSSAWYSLVKNGIYTGIYGTEELRNITGVSTDVVHGDSQHFWPYGLNYSSEVKTDADYVNHCRIVNQFKKDGV, from the coding sequence ATGAAAATCAAGGGATTGATAGTTACTTTTACACTGCTTTTGGCAGTGGTATTCAATTCAGGTATTTCTTTGACTGTCGGAACGGCTTCAGGAAATTCGCTAATCTATGGCGACTACAATGGTGACGGGAACATTAATGCATTGGACTTGGCAGGGTTTAAACAATACCTTATGGATTCAGAACGTACATACAATAGTAGTATGGATCTCAATTTGGATAATGCCGCAGATTCAGTGGATTATGCTATTTTGAAACAGTATTTGCTGGGAATAGTAACTACACTGCCTATAAATGCTCCTGTAAGCAATATTAAGACAGGTGTTAATTACAAGATAATCAATCGTAACAGCGGTAAACTTCTAGATGTATCAGGTGCATCTGTTGCTGATGGAGGAAATGTTATTCAGTGGGGCCTCACTGGTGGAACAAATCAGCAATGGAGCTTTGCAGATGCAGGTGGAGGATACTACAAAATAGTTAACCGCAATAGTGGAAAGCTTCTGGAAATACTTAACTCCTCAACTGAAAATGGCGGTGACGCTATTCAGGGAACAGATAGTGGGAGTGATTCTCAAAAATGGAGATTGATAGATATTGGCGGGGGATACTATAAAATAGTTAACATGAGAAGCGGAAAGTTGCTGGATGTGTTAAGTGTATCTACAGCCAACGGAGGTGATGTAGCCCAATGGACTGACAATGGAGGCAAAAATCAGCAGTGGTATCTTGTTCCTCAAACAACAGGCAACATTACATATACACTGGTTAGAGAGCAAAATCCCACAGCCGACCAAGCCGATGCATATGCAAAAATAAAAGCCGCTATGGATTCTGCAGTTCTATACTATAATAATCTCACTAATATCAGCAAGCAGTTAACTGTATATTACAACCCATCAGTTTCTACAGCAGATGGAAGTATAAACGGAACTATAAGATTTGGAGCATCAAGAAGTTATATGGACACCTGCACCGCTATGCATGAAATTGCTCATACTGTGGGTGTAGGACAGAGCTCAGCTTGGTATTCTTTGGTAAAAAATGGCATATATACAGGAATATACGGTACAGAAGAATTAAGAAATATTACTGGTGTTTCAACGGATGTTGTACATGGGGACAGTCAGCATTTTTGGCCCTATGGACTGAACTATTCCAGTGAGGTAAAGACTGATGCAGACTATGTAAATCATTGCAGAATTGTAAACCAGTTTAAAAAGGACGGGGTATAA
- a CDS encoding diaminopimelate dehydrogenase, giving the protein MNKIRIGIVGYGNIGKGVEAAIRQNSDTELVAVFTRRNPESVVLKTTGVKVVDIKDAEKYKNDIDVMILCGGSATDLPEQGPKFAAMFNIVDSFDTHAKIPEYFAKVNNAAEAAKKTAVISVGWDPGLFSMIRMLSGAILPEGNDYTFWGKGVSQGHSDAIRRVTGVKNAIQYTIPIDDAVESVRNGKNPELSTRQKHLRECFVVAEEGADKAKIEADIKNMPNYFADYDTVVHFVSEEELKSNHSKMPHGGFVFRSGKTGIDTVNNHIIEFSLKLDSNPEFTANVLVAYARAAVRMNKESSYGAKTVFDVPLSYLSAKSHAELIKGLL; this is encoded by the coding sequence ATGAACAAGATAAGAATAGGTATCGTAGGATATGGGAATATAGGTAAGGGAGTTGAAGCGGCAATAAGACAGAATAGTGATACAGAGCTGGTTGCCGTATTTACCAGAAGAAATCCTGAAAGTGTGGTTTTAAAGACTACTGGAGTCAAGGTAGTGGATATAAAAGACGCTGAAAAATATAAAAATGATATAGATGTAATGATTCTATGCGGGGGTTCTGCAACAGACCTTCCTGAACAAGGGCCTAAATTTGCAGCTATGTTCAATATTGTTGACAGCTTTGATACACATGCAAAAATTCCTGAGTATTTTGCAAAAGTAAATAATGCTGCCGAGGCAGCAAAGAAAACTGCAGTTATATCCGTTGGATGGGATCCTGGATTGTTCTCAATGATAAGAATGTTGTCAGGCGCTATTCTGCCAGAAGGAAACGATTATACATTCTGGGGTAAAGGAGTAAGTCAGGGACATTCTGATGCAATCAGAAGAGTAACGGGAGTAAAGAATGCAATTCAGTATACTATTCCTATAGATGATGCCGTTGAAAGTGTAAGAAACGGTAAAAATCCTGAATTGTCCACAAGACAGAAGCATTTGAGAGAGTGTTTTGTAGTAGCAGAAGAAGGTGCAGACAAGGCAAAAATAGAAGCGGACATAAAGAATATGCCAAACTATTTTGCAGACTATGACACAGTAGTACATTTTGTAAGTGAAGAGGAACTGAAAAGTAACCATTCCAAAATGCCCCATGGAGGATTTGTTTTCAGAAGCGGTAAGACGGGTATAGATACAGTTAACAACCATATTATAGAATTTTCACTCAAACTGGACAGCAACCCTGAGTTTACTGCAAATGTATTGGTTGCATATGCAAGAGCTGCCGTACGCATGAACAAAGAAAGCAGCTACGGAGCCAAAACAGTATTTGACGTACCATTGTCATATTTGTCAGCAAAGAGCCATGCTGAACTTATAAAGGGACTTTTATAA
- the lysA gene encoding diaminopimelate decarboxylase has translation MTEYYSTKTNFFGNSNPEKLINEYGSPLYVYNEKILRQKCRDMKNLVDYKNFIPNYSIKANSNLTILKIVKEEGLRADAMSAGEIQLLLYAGFKPENLFFVPNNVSESELKYAVDNGVLVSVDSLSQLEMLGKINPGGKAAVRFNPGVGAGHHEKVVTAGKKTKFGVNIDCVDEVKAIAKKYNMKICGVNQHIGSLFMEGDSYIEGVKSLLAVAEQFEDIDFVDMGGGFGIPYKKQEGQAPLDLASFKEKLTQVLEQWTDKYGKKILFKTEPGRYIVAESGVLLGNVYATKSNYGNKYVGTDIGFNVLARPVMYDSHHDIEVYRNGNPLNDSEEEEVTVVGNICESGDIIAKNRKLPVIKEGDILGIMDAGAYGFAMSSNYNMRLRPAEVLIKEDGEPVLIRRRDTFEDLIAGFNI, from the coding sequence ATGACAGAATACTATTCAACAAAAACAAACTTTTTCGGTAATTCAAATCCGGAAAAGCTAATAAATGAATATGGGAGCCCATTATATGTCTACAATGAAAAAATATTGAGACAAAAGTGTAGAGATATGAAGAATCTTGTGGATTACAAAAATTTTATCCCAAACTACTCCATAAAAGCAAATTCAAACCTTACTATTCTGAAGATTGTGAAAGAAGAAGGACTGCGAGCTGATGCTATGTCTGCCGGAGAAATACAGCTTTTGCTTTATGCGGGTTTTAAGCCTGAAAATTTGTTTTTTGTGCCAAACAACGTATCGGAATCAGAACTAAAGTATGCGGTTGATAACGGTGTATTGGTAAGTGTGGATTCACTTTCACAGCTTGAAATGTTGGGCAAAATCAATCCAGGAGGAAAGGCCGCTGTAAGGTTTAATCCTGGAGTAGGAGCAGGTCACCATGAGAAGGTTGTAACAGCCGGAAAAAAAACAAAGTTTGGAGTAAACATTGACTGTGTGGATGAGGTTAAGGCAATTGCCAAAAAGTATAATATGAAAATCTGCGGAGTAAACCAGCACATAGGTTCACTGTTTATGGAAGGTGATTCATACATTGAAGGAGTAAAATCCTTACTAGCCGTAGCAGAACAGTTTGAAGACATAGATTTCGTTGATATGGGCGGAGGGTTCGGAATTCCTTATAAAAAGCAGGAAGGCCAAGCACCTCTTGATTTGGCAAGCTTTAAGGAAAAGCTTACACAGGTTCTTGAGCAATGGACTGACAAGTATGGAAAGAAGATTTTGTTTAAAACCGAGCCCGGCCGTTATATTGTTGCAGAAAGCGGAGTGCTTTTGGGTAATGTTTATGCCACAAAATCAAATTATGGTAACAAGTATGTTGGTACTGATATTGGATTCAATGTGCTGGCAAGACCTGTTATGTACGATTCACACCACGATATAGAAGTATACAGAAACGGAAATCCTTTAAATGACAGTGAAGAAGAAGAGGTAACAGTTGTAGGTAATATCTGCGAAAGTGGTGATATTATTGCAAAAAACAGAAAACTACCTGTCATAAAAGAAGGAGATATTCTTGGAATAATGGATGCAGGGGCCTATGGTTTTGCAATGAGTTCAAACTACAATATGAGACTAAGACCTGCAGAAGTACTTATAAAGGAAGACGGTGAGCCTGTGTTGATAAGACGCAGGGACACATTTGAGGACCTAATAGCAGGCTTCAATATTTAA
- a CDS encoding TrmB family transcriptional regulator: MLQVDIIDALMQAGFTRHESVLYITLCREGELTGYEASKLTGIPRSNAYLGLAGLCDKGGAYKISGETAQYGAVPVNELVENLKRKFSQTIKVIEEIPKVNIPKDTFVTINGAKQIVNKMKNLINEAQYRIYISIARNQLELVLEELIRAKERGLKVVLITSDCIDMDGFICYKSQKKPGSVRLITDSSNVLTGHLSEFDATGLFSMNKNMVDVIKDSLTNEIKLIKIENNQK; the protein is encoded by the coding sequence ATGTTGCAGGTGGATATTATTGATGCTCTGATGCAGGCGGGTTTTACCAGACATGAGTCTGTTTTGTATATTACTCTCTGCAGGGAAGGCGAACTAACAGGATACGAAGCGTCCAAGCTCACAGGGATTCCAAGATCAAACGCGTATCTTGGTCTTGCCGGTTTGTGCGACAAGGGCGGTGCTTACAAAATAAGCGGTGAAACAGCCCAATATGGTGCGGTGCCTGTTAATGAGCTTGTTGAAAACCTGAAAAGAAAGTTTTCACAGACCATAAAGGTAATTGAAGAGATTCCAAAGGTTAATATACCCAAGGATACTTTTGTAACCATAAATGGAGCTAAGCAGATAGTTAATAAAATGAAAAACCTGATAAATGAGGCTCAATACAGGATATATATTTCAATAGCCAGAAATCAGTTGGAACTTGTTCTAGAAGAACTTATCCGTGCAAAGGAAAGAGGACTCAAAGTAGTTCTGATAACCTCTGATTGTATCGACATGGATGGTTTTATATGTTATAAATCCCAAAAAAAGCCCGGAAGCGTCAGACTTATTACAGATTCTTCTAATGTTCTGACAGGACATTTAAGTGAATTTGATGCTACAGGATTATTTTCAATGAATAAGAATATGGTTGATGTTATAAAAGATTCTTTGACTAATGAAATCAAACTTATAAAAATTGAAAATAATCAGAAATGA
- a CDS encoding DUF58 domain-containing protein, whose product MLFLQIALALPLLILIETILFKRLLLKGVVYRRTISETSVFEGDKISMIEDIENNSFLPIPWMKAESRISPNLEFSAIKNMQVSQGGYHRSVFSIMPFYRLKRTHTVTCLKRGEYNVGNVTLTAGDILGFVTKISSYENEVRLLVYPSPLSENRMVQCYQSLQGDAVVRRFINPDPFLVAGVREYQAGDPISSISWKSTARTNSLQVYKYDYSADTKLLILFNIDSSSSQDNYPNEKECEKIELGIHFCASIVDKAIKQGIATGFCCNGHFRDQNEIVNIPSRCSQIQLFTIFEAMAKLQLNRVLSFYTMIKNIKSTIPKDTDILIISLYNDEKIQEQIYELKQSGHDVETWIISESEVE is encoded by the coding sequence ATGTTATTTTTGCAGATTGCACTTGCTCTGCCGCTGCTGATTCTCATTGAAACTATTCTTTTTAAGCGGCTTTTGCTTAAAGGAGTTGTTTACCGCAGAACTATTTCTGAAACCTCAGTTTTTGAGGGTGATAAAATATCAATGATTGAGGACATAGAAAACAATAGTTTTCTGCCCATTCCATGGATGAAAGCAGAATCTCGGATAAGTCCGAACCTAGAGTTTAGTGCTATTAAAAATATGCAGGTTTCTCAGGGAGGCTATCATAGAAGCGTTTTTTCAATAATGCCTTTTTATCGGTTGAAAAGAACCCATACTGTCACCTGTCTTAAAAGAGGTGAATATAACGTGGGGAATGTGACGCTAACAGCAGGGGACATATTGGGCTTTGTTACTAAGATATCATCATATGAAAATGAGGTCAGACTTCTTGTCTATCCAAGTCCTCTTTCCGAAAACAGAATGGTTCAGTGTTACCAATCTCTCCAAGGTGATGCAGTTGTAAGAAGATTTATAAACCCAGACCCGTTTCTTGTAGCAGGAGTGAGAGAGTATCAGGCAGGAGACCCTATTTCGTCCATTAGCTGGAAGTCAACGGCAAGAACCAATTCACTTCAGGTATATAAGTATGACTATTCGGCAGATACAAAACTCTTGATTCTGTTTAATATTGATTCCAGCAGTAGTCAGGATAATTACCCTAATGAGAAAGAATGTGAAAAAATAGAGTTGGGAATACATTTCTGTGCTTCAATAGTTGACAAAGCAATTAAACAGGGGATAGCTACAGGGTTTTGCTGTAACGGACACTTCAGAGACCAAAATGAAATTGTAAATATACCCTCACGCTGCAGTCAGATTCAGCTTTTTACTATTTTTGAAGCCATGGCAAAATTGCAGCTTAATAGAGTGTTATCCTTTTATACAATGATAAAAAACATAAAAAGCACTATTCCGAAGGATACAGATATACTTATTATTTCTCTTTACAATGATGAAAAAATCCAGGAACAGATTTATGAACTGAAACAATCCGGTCATGATGTTGAGACTTGGATTATTTCTGAAAGTGAGGTGGAATAA
- a CDS encoding AAA family ATPase: MELGDIGLIANKIKENVSKVIVGKEDIIDLSLICIITGGHMLLEDVPGTGKTVFARALAASLDCSFRRIQFTPDLLPSDVTGINFYSQKESNFTFRPGPVFSNIVLADEINRATPRTQSSMLECMEEKQVTIDGETRLLAAPFFVIATQNPVEIQGTFPLPEAQLDRFLIKTSMGYPDSKSSIDILKRFKENNPLTELKSVVSAAEICEASEIYAKVKVSEDIMEYIVNIAEATRKHSGVHLGVSPRGTLSLMKASQVHALLKNRTYVTPDDIKAMSVPVLAHRIIPKGLSADMSNPGEKIINNILEQTAVPLE, from the coding sequence ATGGAGCTTGGAGATATTGGACTAATAGCAAATAAAATAAAAGAAAATGTTTCAAAAGTAATTGTTGGTAAAGAAGACATAATAGATTTGTCGTTAATTTGCATAATTACTGGAGGTCATATGCTTTTAGAGGATGTTCCAGGAACAGGTAAAACGGTTTTTGCTAGAGCATTGGCCGCTTCCCTTGATTGCAGCTTCAGACGCATACAATTCACACCTGATTTGCTGCCCTCTGATGTTACGGGTATAAATTTCTATAGCCAGAAGGAAAGTAATTTCACTTTCAGACCTGGCCCGGTATTCTCCAATATTGTTCTTGCTGATGAGATAAACCGTGCTACTCCACGTACTCAGTCCTCAATGCTGGAATGTATGGAGGAAAAACAGGTGACAATTGACGGCGAGACCCGATTACTTGCTGCTCCATTTTTCGTTATAGCTACGCAGAATCCCGTGGAAATTCAAGGAACATTTCCGCTGCCTGAAGCCCAGCTGGATAGGTTTTTGATTAAAACTTCAATGGGGTATCCCGATAGTAAGTCTTCAATAGATATTCTCAAAAGGTTTAAGGAAAACAATCCTCTTACGGAGCTAAAGTCAGTTGTTTCCGCTGCTGAAATATGTGAGGCATCGGAGATATACGCAAAAGTGAAAGTTTCAGAGGATATAATGGAATACATAGTAAACATTGCAGAAGCAACAAGAAAACATTCGGGGGTTCATCTGGGAGTCAGCCCAAGAGGTACATTATCTCTTATGAAAGCCTCACAGGTTCATGCTCTCCTTAAAAACCGTACATATGTTACACCTGATGATATTAAAGCAATGTCTGTTCCTGTTCTGGCACACAGAATAATACCAAAAGGACTTTCAGCTGATATGAGTAATCCTGGTGAGAAAATTATAAATAATATTTTAGAGCAGACAGCGGTTCCGCTTGAATAG
- a CDS encoding sulfite exporter TauE/SafE family protein, translated as MTVILIGLAAGIISGMGIGGGAILIPALVIFVKPEQHIAQSVNLLFFIPTAIVALVIHIKNKNVNFRMGIPIVISGLVGAVLGSKLALSMNGTALKCIFGVFLLLMGLYEIFGKGRKKKVNNV; from the coding sequence ATGACAGTTATTTTAATAGGTCTGGCAGCAGGAATAATAAGTGGTATGGGAATAGGCGGGGGAGCTATACTTATACCTGCTCTTGTAATTTTCGTTAAACCAGAGCAGCACATAGCACAAAGTGTAAACCTTCTCTTTTTTATTCCTACGGCTATTGTTGCACTTGTAATACATATAAAAAATAAAAATGTCAACTTCAGAATGGGTATACCAATAGTAATTTCAGGACTTGTGGGAGCTGTGTTGGGCTCTAAGCTAGCACTTTCAATGAACGGGACAGCCTTAAAATGTATTTTTGGAGTATTCCTTCTTTTAATGGGGCTGTATGAGATATTTGGAAAAGGAAGAAAGAAAAAGGTAAACAATGTCTGA
- a CDS encoding sulfite exporter TauE/SafE family protein, which yields MAFSGRTARYLKYILIGIAAGVANGLFGSGGGTIAVPAMVFLLDAEEHKAHATALLIILPLTIVSVYFYLTNNYVDWNITWKAMVGGVVGGAIGAFLLNKCPSKILRKIFGIFMILAAIRMIF from the coding sequence ATGGCGTTCTCAGGTAGGACTGCAAGATATCTGAAATACATCCTGATAGGCATAGCTGCGGGAGTAGCAAACGGGCTTTTTGGCTCGGGAGGTGGAACCATAGCTGTTCCTGCAATGGTATTCCTCCTTGATGCAGAGGAACACAAGGCACACGCTACTGCATTGCTTATTATTCTGCCATTGACAATTGTGAGTGTTTATTTCTATTTGACTAATAATTATGTTGATTGGAATATAACATGGAAGGCAATGGTCGGAGGAGTTGTGGGAGGGGCTATAGGGGCTTTTCTTTTGAATAAATGTCCTTCAAAAATTCTTCGAAAAATATTTGGAATATTTATGATACTTGCAGCAATAAGAATGATTTTTTAG
- a CDS encoding AI-2E family transporter, whose protein sequence is MDSSNNSLLKSKLFRYGCYLLLALIIIYMFGKIKFFISPFQSFVYSIIFPILFGGLLYYILRPIVLTLEKGKIPHIWAIVLAFVIVLSALILLSSYTGSIIKSQFNDFAKSLPFLYEKAENTINNLLSSNLLSYFNDSNFQSLDIADKVSNFLQSAAKSIGKNTINLIGAITNIGSVIIILPVILFYFLKDGHKFMPSVVRFFPASQKDNIRKILTDIDFVLSNYIAGQLLVAFFIGLLMYIGYLIIGLKYSLLLAIFAMITCIIPFFGPWIGIVPAILLSLADNPFMAVKIFLVMTIVQQIDNNFISPQVMKKSMDIHPLTVILLLMGIIPILGFIGLIIVIPLYSAIKITIKNIIEMYYPKYAETLNLDIPDEPEKPKKTPKFSFKKKK, encoded by the coding sequence ATGGATTCAAGCAACAACAGTTTATTAAAAAGCAAGCTTTTCAGATACGGTTGTTACCTGCTTCTTGCTCTGATTATAATATATATGTTCGGGAAGATAAAATTCTTTATCTCACCCTTTCAGAGTTTTGTATACTCAATAATCTTCCCTATACTCTTCGGAGGGTTGTTATATTATATCCTGCGGCCAATTGTTTTAACGCTGGAAAAGGGTAAGATTCCACATATATGGGCTATAGTCCTTGCTTTTGTTATTGTTCTTTCTGCATTAATCTTGTTAAGCTCATATACCGGCTCAATTATTAAATCCCAGTTTAACGACTTCGCAAAGAGTCTACCGTTCTTGTATGAAAAGGCTGAAAATACTATAAATAATCTTCTTTCAAGCAATTTGCTAAGTTATTTTAATGATTCAAATTTTCAGAGCTTAGACATAGCTGATAAAGTTTCCAATTTTCTGCAAAGTGCTGCCAAGAGTATAGGAAAAAATACAATTAACCTTATAGGCGCTATTACAAATATCGGTTCAGTAATTATTATTTTGCCGGTCATTTTGTTTTATTTTTTAAAAGACGGACATAAGTTTATGCCAAGTGTAGTAAGATTTTTCCCTGCTTCCCAAAAAGATAACATAAGAAAAATCTTAACTGATATAGATTTTGTACTGTCAAATTACATTGCAGGCCAGCTTCTTGTAGCTTTCTTTATAGGGCTTCTTATGTATATCGGCTACCTGATTATAGGCTTGAAATATTCCTTATTACTGGCAATATTCGCAATGATTACTTGTATTATCCCATTCTTCGGTCCATGGATAGGAATTGTTCCTGCCATACTTCTGTCATTAGCAGATAACCCATTTATGGCAGTAAAGATATTTCTAGTAATGACAATTGTTCAGCAAATAGATAATAATTTCATTTCACCTCAGGTAATGAAAAAGAGTATGGATATCCACCCACTAACAGTAATTCTGCTCTTAATGGGTATTATACCTATATTGGGATTCATAGGTTTGATAATAGTTATCCCTCTGTATTCTGCAATCAAAATTACAATTAAAAATATAATTGAAATGTACTACCCAAAATATGCAGAAACACTTAATCTGGATATACCAGATGAACCTGAAAAGCCTAAAAAAACACCAAAGTTCAGTTTCAAGAAGAAAAAGTAA